From a region of the Candidatus Neomarinimicrobiota bacterium genome:
- the rpsQ gene encoding 30S ribosomal protein S17 yields MSDSGRRKTLTGIVVSDAADKTVIVKVERRIQHPVYKKMVRKSKRFMAHDRDNSSGIGDTVKIIESRPISKNKKWRLAEIIEKAK; encoded by the coding sequence GTGAGCGATAGCGGAAGAAGAAAAACGCTAACAGGTATCGTAGTGAGTGACGCTGCCGATAAAACCGTCATAGTTAAAGTTGAAAGAAGAATTCAACATCCCGTATATAAAAAGATGGTGCGGAAGTCAAAACGATTTATGGCGCACGATCGGGATAACAGCAGTGGAATCGGCGATACCGTGAAAATTATCGAATCGAGACCTATAAGCAAAAATAAGAAATGGCGATTAGCGGAAATTATTGAGAAGGCAAAATAG